Genomic segment of Leifsonia sp. Root1293:
CGGGCGCGGTGTGGTGGCCGCGCCCGTCGTGGCGGCCGGGCCTGCCCAGGCGGGCAGGGTGGCGCTCCTCGCCACCTTCACCGCCCGGCCCGGGCAGGCTGCATCCGTCGAGCAGCTCCTCCTCGGTCTCACGGCACGAGTGCGCGCGGAGCCGGGAAACCTGGTGTTCGATCCATCGCGCGGGGCCGGCGATCCCGACCGGTTCACCGTCTACGAGGTGTACGAGGATCGTGCGGCGTTCGAGGCGCACATCGCAGCCGACTACGGCGCGGTGTTCAACGCCGCACTGGCGCCGCTCATCGTCGAGGACGGATCGCAGCTCGAGTTCCTGTCGCCCCTCGTCGGCGCCGACTGACAGGGCTGTCGGGCCCTGAGTGACGGTGAGCCTAGCCGCCGGCGGCGGACTCGGCGGCCTCGCCGTTCTCCACGATGTCGCCGTCCTGGAACAGGACGCCCCGCGCGGTCTCCCGCCACAGCGGCTTCTGGCGCATGAGGAACTCGAGTTCCATGCTGAAGTGCTTGTACTCCTCGGCGAGCGAGTCGAGCATGATGGCTCGCGCGCTGTCGTCCTGCTCGACGGCTATGCGCTGCTCGTACCAGCCGATCGCCTCGGCTTCCTCCGACAGGCTCGCGCACATGCGGGCGAAGGTCCTGGTGGCCTGGGGGAGTTCGCCGGGCGGCTCGTGGTACTGATCGGTCGACATCGTTCCTCCTGCTTCGCCGGATGGGTCGGTCGTCGGCAACGCTACGCCGGAGGCTGCATCCTGCCCACCGATGGACAGGGGCGAACGGATGCTGTAGCGCACGTCCCGGGCTCCGATTCAGCCGCGCGCGTCGTCGGGACCGGGCGAGCCGTCGCCGCTAGGAGACGGTGACGTCGACCCGATGCCAGCCGGTCGCGCCGTCGGGGGCCGGCGGCGCCTGCTTCGACGTCTGCATGTAGCCGGAGGCATCCGTGGCTCGCACCTCGATGGTGTGGGAGCCGGCTGGTGCGTCCCACTCGAAGACCCACTGTCGCCAGGTGTCGGCCGACGCCGTGTCGGCAAGTCTGGCCTTCTGCCACGGTCCATCGTCGATGCGCACCTCGACGGCGTCGATGCCGGTGTGCGGCGACCAGGCGACGCCGGCCACGGCGACGGTGCCGGCGGGCACGGTGCCGCCGCGGGGAGTGTCGATGCGCGACTCCGTCTTGATCGGGCCCTTCTCGGACCAGCCCTTGTCGCTCCAGTAGCCGAAGTCGTCGGCGAAGGTCGTGACCTTCAGCTCCGTGACCCACTTGGTGGCCGAGACGTAGCCGTAGAGGCCGGGCACGACCATGCGCACGGGGAAGCCGTGCTCGATGGGCAGTGGCTCGCCGTTCATGCCCACGGCGAGCAGGGCCTCGGTACCCGCATCCTGCAGCACGTCGAGGGGAGTGCCCGCGGTCCAGCCGTCGGCGCTCCGCGAGAGCACCATGTCGGCACCGGCCGTCGGCTTGGCCAGGGCGAGCAGTTCACGGATGGGGTATCCCAACCAGAGGGCATTGCCGATGAGGCCGCCACCGACCTCGTTCGAGACGCAACTCAGTGTGGCCAGATGCTCGGTGAGCGGCAGGGCGAGGAGCTGGTCCCAGGTGATCTCGGTCTCGTTCTCGACCATGCCGACTATGCGCAGCTTCCACGTCGACGGGTCTACCGACGGAACCTGCAGAGCCGTGTCGATGCGGTAGAACTCCGCGTTCGGTGTGACGTAGGTGCTCAGGTTCGGGAGGTCGAGTTCTGCCCCGGCCGGGATCGCCTCGGCGGGCGTCGCCGGTGCTGGGAGCTTCAGAGCCGTGCGCACGGTGGAGACCGCGGTCGATCCGGCATTGGCCATTCGGGCACCGAAGCCGACGATCGCTGCACCCACGGCGGCGACCGAGGCGTAGACGACGAAGGATCGCCGGTCGAGTGCCGCCGTGCCGGGGACCGCTGCCGAGATCGGTCGGGTGCGATCGCGCCAGCGGTGCAGGCGCCGGGTGAGGGCGCGCAGCACCACGACGCCGGCGACCATGCCGACCACGGTCGACAGGGCCAGGATGCCGCTGGCCTCCGGCCGCGTCACCACGGCGAGGGCGGCGACACCCGCCACGACGATGAGCACCACCATGCCCCACGGGGGTCGGCGGTACTCGAGCACTCCCGCGAGGGCCGCGAGCACGAGGATGAGCAGGGCGAGACTCAGCAGCAGCACCGCCTTGTCCGCTGTGCCGAACAGGTCGATGACGAGCGTCTTGAACCACCCGGGCACGAGGTCGATCACCCAGGCGCCCACGGCGAAGATCGGGCTGCTCGCTGCCCCCACGAAGACGGCGACGAGTTCGGCGACCCCCAGGGTGACGCCGGCCGCGATCACGCCGACGAGGGCGGAGAGCCAGAACGTGCCGCC
This window contains:
- a CDS encoding putative quinol monooxygenase; this encodes MSASESDGRGVVAAPVVAAGPAQAGRVALLATFTARPGQAASVEQLLLGLTARVRAEPGNLVFDPSRGAGDPDRFTVYEVYEDRAAFEAHIAADYGAVFNAALAPLIVEDGSQLEFLSPLVGAD
- a CDS encoding ferritin family protein, which produces MSTDQYHEPPGELPQATRTFARMCASLSEEAEAIGWYEQRIAVEQDDSARAIMLDSLAEEYKHFSMELEFLMRQKPLWRETARGVLFQDGDIVENGEAAESAAGG
- a CDS encoding molybdopterin-dependent oxidoreductase — encoded protein: MTDAREPGSGGRAAGATASAPPDGGTFWLSALVGVIAAGVTLGVAELVAVFVGAASSPIFAVGAWVIDLVPGWFKTLVIDLFGTADKAVLLLSLALLILVLAALAGVLEYRRPPWGMVVLIVVAGVAALAVVTRPEASGILALSTVVGMVAGVVVLRALTRRLHRWRDRTRPISAAVPGTAALDRRSFVVYASVAAVGAAIVGFGARMANAGSTAVSTVRTALKLPAPATPAEAIPAGAELDLPNLSTYVTPNAEFYRIDTALQVPSVDPSTWKLRIVGMVENETEITWDQLLALPLTEHLATLSCVSNEVGGGLIGNALWLGYPIRELLALAKPTAGADMVLSRSADGWTAGTPLDVLQDAGTEALLAVGMNGEPLPIEHGFPVRMVVPGLYGYVSATKWVTELKVTTFADDFGYWSDKGWSEKGPIKTESRIDTPRGGTVPAGTVAVAGVAWSPHTGIDAVEVRIDDGPWQKARLADTASADTWRQWVFEWDAPAGSHTIEVRATDASGYMQTSKQAPPAPDGATGWHRVDVTVS